Sequence from the Vanacampus margaritifer isolate UIUO_Vmar chromosome 18, RoL_Vmar_1.0, whole genome shotgun sequence genome:
atttttattttattttactgtatttagctaatataattttaatatttatattttaatatataatatttttttataattaacagTGCATAATGTTACACTGGCTTACTATACTTagaaatatacaataataatatataactaTATTTTTTAGTAATAAAACCTCTACCATATTTGTAATGTATGTACAATGAAACTGTATTAAATGTTGGTGTAAAATTTTGAGAACAACTGCtataatatatattgtaaagTATAGACAGTATTTGCACCGCCTCCTACAATGAATAGTCatcacatgtacagtacatggaaGAATGTGCACCATATAAACCTCAATGTCACAATGTCACACACTTGCAGACAgtcaacacacactcacacacacacaggcgccACTCGTACTTCCGCCGAATGTCAATCCAATATTAATCTTCCTCACCCTTGGATCAGGTCTTGGATGGTGTTTTGGAAATAAATCATTCTGTTTTCACATACAACTTCAGTGTTCCAGTCCAGTGTCGCATCCACGAAATGCGCCGCGGCCACCGTACAACGCGTCATTAACATCATCGCACTACAAACATTTtctcaattaaataaaaagaaaaataaatacataattgtagccaacaaataacaaacatttgaaatgcattttatGGCGCAATGACAagttcatttttattgaaatgtgcttctatctatctatctatctatctatgaagctagcttgctagctatgaagctagcaagctatcaTGGTAGCAGTTTAGCTATTAAGCTAAATAGCTATCAAGCTAAtggtctatctatctatctatctatctatgaagctagcaagctatcaCGGTAGCAGTTTAGCTATTAAGCTAAATAGCTATCAAGCTAAtggtctatctatctatctatctatctatctatgaagcTAGCTAtgaagctagcaagctatcaCGGTAGCAGTTTAGCTATTAAGCTAAATAGCTATCAAGTTAAtggtctatctatctatctatatatctatctatctatctatgaagcTAGCTAtgaagctagcaagctatcaCGGTAGCAGTATAGCTATTAAGCTAACTAGCTATCAAGCTAAtggtctatctatctatctatctatatatctatttatctatctatctttctttctttctttctttcttcccaaAAATGAATTAACCTCAGTTGGCCTGATTTAAATGTGACATTTCAATGTCCACAACTCTTACACACTCGCCATCCCTGTCGCCGACTGTCAAATGAGGGATACACACTTCCAGCACGCGACACATATTGACACTCCAAACATGCCCAGGGTGAGATTTCACTGGCCCAAAGCCTGCTGCCACTATGTTTAACTTTTAGACATACTCTAAGATGTCAATTCAGACGAAGAGCtgacggaggggggggggaatcttcTATCATCTCCAGCCATGTTCTTGCACGTTCTTGTGTCATCACACTTTTTGATGCTAGCTGTAGCTGAAAAAGATGATGAAGGACCACAACGAGCAGACCTACTGGCAGGAGACGGGCCGATGGGCGGCCCACGAGGAGAGTTTCGACCCCCAGTCCGGTGTGTGGGCGTCCTCGTATGTCTCGTACCTCACCTTCAAGAGCCTGGTCCAGCTGCGACGCTCCATGAACACAGGTCATCTCGTGACTAAGCACCAAAGCATAAATAATAGCAAAATGGTCATCAACAACCAACGATACGTCCACATTCTTCTGCATCCAGGTGTGATGCTTTTTGACTGCGTGGAGAAAACCTTGGACGGCATCGTCGAGAAAATGGTTGCTGAGATGCTCAAGCAGAAGCAGATCAGGCCTGGAGACCAAGAGGGGGTCATGAAGTGTCTGCTCCAGAACCGCAGGTAGACTCTAAAACAGCATAGGGAACGGATCCACTTACTCTGGGACTAATAATGAGCTAATTCTGTACTGAAACCACTTTcctcatttgctcctaaaaaataaatattaaatattaccagtgtcccaaagacgtatttatacgtttgtttgtttttaatgctagagcatacagaaggctttgatgcagcttctgaactgaagagaacagttgaagcaatggtagttattacaaaaacggccagcaggtggcagcagagtataagagatcagccagggccatgtttgttttcaacagatttgtgaattatgatgaaacttattatattctaatgctaattgctgcaaaacagaaacagatagaaatatacgtATTTccgtgatgaaagaagagactctaatctttcttttgataggttccatgtttttgtgctAATCGAACATTggatattctgtgggccttgcaaaatcagtcaaaatccagtaaaagagccgggagcaaagcgggttgcttcagtgaaaatggctgcgaatGAAGGAGTTAAATGTTTACTATCTAgaagtgctgtcactattgaatatttttagaatcgattaatctaccgattatttaatcaattaatcggaTTAATTTTAATCTTGCATTAAAGTGTGTTACAAAAAGGTTATTTGATTACtgtggttattttgtacttcatttttgtatagtgattttaaaaaaaaaaagaagaagaaggaggaatcgatgttgtactatgttatcggttcggtcattgttttccaaagtaaaaacagatgtttgcaaatgtctcattttgatttaaacacagaagataatcattCTTCTTTTATGaagaattactgttgatatgctgaaattagaggatttggacaattttaaatggaaaaatggCTCCAATTGATTACTCGGTTATTAaagtagttgtcgattaatttgataattgattacttgtcgattaattttgacagctctactatCTAGTCTCTTCTCAACCTGGTGAAGAAGGGCTTACTTGTAAAACTCCAAAACATTACAGTGGATTAACTTTCTACGAAACTGAAATCGAAGGTTTTATAGCACACTGATTTCTATCTCATATCCCACCAACAAGTCGATACAATAACATTGTTGTGGACTGCTGTAATGCAGGGATGAATGAAGAAGAGCTCTTCTGGTTCATTTTCGGTTTCCTCCCCGCAGCCAACAAGCTGATCCGGAGAGTCAAACCCTGACTGATGGAGCGGATCTCCGCAAGTTTTCCGTCAAGGAAAGGGTAAGATGCCATGATGTGATATgcgtgtgacttttttttttttgtaatctgactGACTAGCAAACTAAACCACAAACTCATCCAAAATCTAGTAACTTGAATTGATCTTTTGTTAATgaatgtttctgttttgcacaGAGGGATGAATCTGACCGTGTCGAGGCTTCGATGGTGTTAGTAGGTGGGAAAGTCTTACTTCACTGTCCTACAGTTTTGAAGTAAATCTGTTACACGCTTTGTAGAAAATAGTGGAAGCAGCAATAGAAAAACGAAATTAATCGCGATTCattataggaaaaaaatgttttcgtcTTAACAGCACTCCGGTACATTAGTGCCTTCATCAGACTGACATCCTGATGTTTGCAGCAGGAGCTTTAGACTTTCTGGAAAAACCTGCGGTGGTTTTTGTGCGTCTGAAAGAGGCGGTGCCGCTCGACTCGGCCTTGGAGGCTCCGGAGCCGGTACGCTTCGTCCTGATGCTGATCGGACCCAGCAATGCCGATATGGATTACCACGAGACTGGCCGAGCCATGGCGGCGCTAATGGCTGATAAAGTGAGTCTAAATTCTCTTCCGGATCTCCCTTCGTGCTTCATGAGGTGGTTATCAAGCTAGTCTCAGGTCCTAAATTTGGCAACTTAAGTCTGACTCAAGTCACGTCAAGTCTCCTAATatcttcattaactcattcactgccattgacggctataaacgtcaaaaattcattcaaactatttatattagtttaacttttttttccgcttttgttaacaagagtataaaaatctagatttttttaattgtacatttagaacagacataaaatttgtcgttaatcgtgagttaattagtaaagtcatgcgattaattacgattaaaattttaatcgcccgatgccccgaatttttaattatcttttttttttttaattcattcgctgccattgacggctttaaacgtcaaaaattcattcaaactatttatattagtttaacttttttttccgcttttgttaacaagagtataaaaatctagatttttttaattgtacatttagaacagacataaaatttgtcgttaatcgtgagttaattagtaaagtcatgcgattaattacgattaaaattttaatcgcctgacgccccgaatttttaatgatctttttttttttttattcattcgctgccattgacggctataaacgtcaaaaattcattcgaactatttatattagtttaacttttttttccgcttttgttaacaagagtatgaaaatctagatttttttaattgtacatttagaacagacataaaatttgtcattaatcgtgagttaattagtaaagtcatgcgattaattacgattaaaatttgaatcgcctgacgccccgaatttttaatgatcttttttttttttaattcattcgctgccattgacggctataaacgtcaaaaattcattcgaactatttatattagtttaacttttttttccgcttttgttaacaagagtataaaaatctagatttttttaattgtacatttagaacagacataacatttgtgattaagttaactagtgaagtcatgcgataaattacgattaaaaatgttaatcacccgtcacccctaattttttaataatcttttttttttttttatgaatttatggcagtgaatgagttaatatcacgACTGTCTCTATTTCTGTCCGCCAGTTGTTCAACCAGGCGGCGTCCCGAGCCAAAAGCCTCCGAAACTTGACTGAAGCCGTTAGCGACTTCATGGACTGCAGCATCGTCATCCCACCCACTGAGATCCAAAACGAGGCCATGCTCAACTCCATCGTCGACTTCCAGAAAAAATTGCTGAAGGATCGAGTCCACTCATCTGAGCCCGTGTTGGACAGCAAGCCAAGTCAGCGTAAGGCTACCTCACCGCCTCAGTCTTTCCCAAACTTTAttgagaaaactttttttttttttttaaatgctgattTTATTCCAGCTTGCTTCTCTACCGCACCTGCGCCCGAAGACCCGCTGTCCCGCACGGGTCGACCGTTCGGCGGGATGATACGAGACATTAGAAGACGATACCAGTATTACAAAAGCGATATTACCGATGCGCTCAACGCTCAGGTCCTCGCTGCCGTCATCTTCATCTACTTTGCCGCTCTCTCCCCGGCCATCACTTTCGGGGGCCTCCTCGGTCTGTATGCAATTCTGCTGCTAACAGATGAGAGCGTGGCGGTCAACTTTCCTATTTCCTCACTTAGCGGACAAGGTGGAGGATATGATGGGCGTCCCGGAGCTTCTCATCTCCACGAGCATCCAGGGGATTATCTTCTGTTTCATTGCTGCCCAGCCTGTGCTTGTTATTGGCTTCTCGGGGCCTCTGTTAGTGTTTGAGGAGGCCTTCTATGCTGtgagtcagaaaaaaaagttccttatCCATATGTAAGTTCTTGAGCCGTACCATTGTTCCATTTCCACTTGAATGGCTTCTTCTTAGCTAGTCTTAATGttgatgctaacatgctaacaagtACTATTTGTAGTAGTAGTCAGGCTGATAGTAGGTTGATACTACACTTGGTGGAGAAActcataaattaaatattggTGGCCTTCTAgagaaaaaacttgaatatttgcgacattataaagtctcaaatttgcatgaaaaaagtcacaaattgatgagaatttttttatgtgttaatattaatatattaaatataatataacttgtaataatatatatttatatttttagagaGGGcggtaatattctgagaaaaaaaacttgaatatttgcaacattacaaagtggcaaacttgcgagagaaaaaaactcataaatttaatatttatacgtggccctaatacgctgtcgtaaAAATCCCTTAATGGgggagattattttttttccatgtaaaaaaaacaaaacaaaaaggttcttataaatttataaataaatatatatttattttttattttattttattttttaaagaaaagataattaaaatttaggggcatcaggcgattacaatttttaatcataattaatcgcaggactttactaattaactcacgattaatttaattaatttactaattaactcacaaatgaatcacaaattttatatctgttctaaatgtacgacaaaaaatctaggttttcatactcttgttaacaaaaatggaaaagaaatgctaaacaaatataaatagttcaaatgaatttttgacgactataactgtcaatggcagtgaatgagtttagcATGACTACGAGTATCCATAAATACCACATCTTGTCTTGTTGAAACAGTTCTGCAAGTCCCAGGAGATTGAGTACATAGTCGGGCGAGTGTGGGTGGGCGTGTGGCTGGTGGTCATCGTGGTGGTCACGGTAGCGTGCGAGGGAAGCTTCCTGGTGCGCTTCATCTCCCGCTTCACCCAGGAGATATTCTCCATCCTCATCTCCATCATCTTCATCTACGAAACCTTCGCCAAGCTCGCCAGGGTAATCGTTCAGCCGTCGCTCCGGATTGCATCACCTCGAAACCATGACGCAATAGCTCTCCCGTCCCTCCAGATTTTCAAGGCTCATCCGCTGGTTCTGAATTACGACCATCTGAACGCGTCGGTGGAAAACCCCTGGCACCCAAAGGTGGAACGGACGGTGACGTTGGACAACGCGACGGGCAACGCGAGCGTTGTCGTCAACACGTTAGCGCGAGCGTACCCGAACACGGCCCTGCTCTCCATGTGCCTCATGCTTGGCTGTTTCTTTATAGCTTATTTCCTGCGCCAGTTCAAGAATGGAACTTTTCTGCCGGGAAAAGTGAGTCCCTCTTTTTACTGATTACAATCAACAAAGTTGCCATCGTTGTATTTGTGTTATAGGTCAGACGTTTGTTGGGCGACTTTGGTGTGCCCATCGCCATTTTCCTCATGATTGTTGTGGACTACAGCATCGGAGACACCTACACTCAGGTTGGCGTGGATCTTTCTACAGTTGCTGTATATTAtgatatgagtttttttttcttatatttattgAAATATTCACCTTCATTTAGCAAGCGATAGCAGCAACAGTGCAACTTCAGTTTTTGTATGCCATGATTatgttttggttaaaaaaaataaataattcatctAAATTTTGCCTACATTTTTGGATTTTAATCGAAACCACAAGTTaccatttttgtttcttaacAATTATctcatttaacccctgggcgttattttattttgaaatggcttggtcagaaccaacaaaaagccaaaaaaatggtcaaataacgcccaggggttaatctCAGGCAATTTTAAAGTTTAACCCTTGGGTGGTATTTGTCCccctgaaaacttttttttttaattggaataacttgatcgtgactttttccttatactctctaatgtggcctacaacttaactgtgtattagaccgcgtggaaccacactgcccctcagtggccaaaccgggtacaacatgaacagcgctacaaataaaggcacacacaaacaaaggcacgacagtataaaataatttaaataaaatcgattctgaatcgtcctaaatgagaattgcgattcttatgagaatcaattttttggcacacccctaatatatatatatatatatatatatatatatatatatatatatatatatatatatatatatatatatatatatatatatatatatatatatgacccaCGGGTTAAAACTATATTTGTAGAAACTGGTGGTCCCAAAAGGTCTGATGGTGTCGAATCCATCCAAAAGAGGCTGGCTCATCAACCCATTTGGCGAGCACTCACCCTTCCCTGTGTGGATGATGTTTGCATGCTGCGTCCCGGCTTTGCTCgtcttcatcctcatcttctTGGAGTCTCAAATCACAACGTAAGATCGTACTGCATTATTATCTCTTtggctgccagacgttttcagaaaagggatgccgtgggtgccagccgatttaagcatttttgactgatctttcaaggtccacaaaaaattatgtacttggactatggaaacacacatactaccaaatgaaagattggactctcatctttcatcagaaaaaaaagtttgtttctaccttattccgtttttcagtaatcaacaatagaaaatggttagtttcacctctgttttgaaaaaacgtcttttaacgtctttagcactcatccataggatttcactaaacgttatttaatgtttttggcagtcaaagagttttgttttgtttttttaataaaagtgtttACTTTCCACGCTCATGGTCTCGAATGAAACGTTCCAGCTTGATCGTGAGCAAACCCGAGAGAAAGATGGCCAAAGGCTCCGGCTTCCACTTTGACCTTCTGCTTTTGGTGGGCATGGGCGGGATCGGCGCCATTTTCGGCGCGCCGTGGCTCAGCGCCGCCACGGTGCGCTCCGTCACTCACGCCAACGCCCTCACCGTCATGAGCAAGGGAACCAAACCTGTGATCGAGAAAGTGCTGGAGCAGAGGGTCAGCGGCATCATTGTGGCGCTGCTGGTCGGTGAGTGCGACGGAGAGATGACTTTTCGGTTACACGTTAGCATGTTTACAAACATGATGAAAAAGCGAGAGCTCCATTATCTTTCTGTTTCAAGGCCTGTCCATTCTGATGGAGCCCATCCTGAAGCTGATTCCCATGGCGGCCTTGTTCGGGATCTTCCTCTACATGGGCGTCACGTCACTGAACGGCATCCAGCTGTGGGATCGTATGCTGCTTCTTCTCATCCCCAAAAAATACCATCCCAATGAGCCGTACGCCACCAAAGTAAGAGTCCTCTGTTGCCGTGACAACCAATCCCATGCCGGCAGGATTTGGGCTCGGGTTCTAACGTTACACATTGATGGCAGGTGAGTACCGGGAGAATGCACTTGTTCACCGCCATCCAGATCGTGTGCCTCGCTCTTCTGTGGATTATTAAATCCAGTCCGGCATCTCTCGCTCTTCCgttcatcctcatcctcaccaTTCCCTTACGCATGTTCATGACCGGGCGTCTCTTCACTGAGCTGGAGATGAAATGTGtaagtgggtttttttttttttttaataaaacacattttatcgATGTGATTGttaaacactttttatttattttgttgtttagttGGATGCTGATGACGCGAAAGTGACATTCGAGGAAGAGCCGGGACAAGATGTGTACTGGGAAACTCAGATGCCATTGTAGAAATGGAGAATGGCTACtcttaaaaacaattttaaacaaaataataattattatgacTCAAATTGAAGTTTGCAAGTAATtgtattcccattaaaaaatggGTACAGATTATTTCTTACTGTTGTTATTTCGGTGTGACAAATCAAATTTgtctagtttaaaaaaaaaatgcaattggtGCATTTTCCGTCCCCATGAAAAGATATATTTTActgaaagtaaataaaataattattatcaaAACATCTAATTGTGGATTGTGGTGTTATTTCTaacatgaacacaaaataaaagtttttttctcagtattatgtcttgtttttaacattattttcattttttaaaacattaacaatACATTAAACGTGAGCAAAATCCAAATAAACGGGTGTGAGTTTTACATACAACCGAACGGTAGATGGCGCAATGTCACCTGACTGCGCACaaagaagaagacatttgttCGTTCGTCATTGGTTGTTCTCACACGAAGACCGCGCCCCCTCGAAGATAATTTCCGGCACATGTCGCTGTTTTCATGCTTAAAACTAACTTTTCAGGAGCGACTACGTGTTTAAAACTATAAAAATGTGGTTCGACAGcacaaaatgtattccgttTGCTAACTTTTCTATTGAGCCGGCACGTTAAAGTCACTTACGAGGACACCGCTGTGGTGTTTTGCGGCGACTGAAGCCGAAATGGACGCCGGTAGGTACTGTAGTGTATACAAGTCAACAACTCGAGCTACACTTAAA
This genomic interval carries:
- the slc4a1b gene encoding solute carrier family 4 member 1b (Diego blood group) isoform X1, producing the protein MMKDHNEQTYWQETGRWAAHEESFDPQSGVWASSYVSYLTFKSLVQLRRSMNTGVMLFDCVEKTLDGIVEKMVAEMLKQKQIRPGDQEGVMKCLLQNRSQQADPESQTLTDGADLRKFSVKERRDESDRVEASMVLVGALDFLEKPAVVFVRLKEAVPLDSALEAPEPVRFVLMLIGPSNADMDYHETGRAMAALMADKLFNQAASRAKSLRNLTEAVSDFMDCSIVIPPTEIQNEAMLNSIVDFQKKLLKDRVHSSEPVLDSKPSQRKATSPPQSFPNFIEKTFFFFLNADFIPACFSTAPAPEDPLSRTGRPFGGMIRDIRRRYQYYKSDITDALNAQVLAAVIFIYFAALSPAITFGGLLADKVEDMMGVPELLISTSIQGIIFCFIAAQPVLVIGFSGPLLVFEEAFYAFCKSQEIEYIVGRVWVGVWLVVIVVVTVACEGSFLVRFISRFTQEIFSILISIIFIYETFAKLARIFKAHPLVLNYDHLNASVENPWHPKVERTVTLDNATGNASVVVNTLARAYPNTALLSMCLMLGCFFIAYFLRQFKNGTFLPGKVRRLLGDFGVPIAIFLMIVVDYSIGDTYTQKLVVPKGLMVSNPSKRGWLINPFGEHSPFPVWMMFACCVPALLVFILIFLESQITTLIVSKPERKMAKGSGFHFDLLLLVGMGGIGAIFGAPWLSAATVRSVTHANALTVMSKGTKPVIEKVLEQRVSGIIVALLVGLSILMEPILKLIPMAALFGIFLYMGVTSLNGIQLWDRMLLLLIPKKYHPNEPYATKVSTGRMHLFTAIQIVCLALLWIIKSSPASLALPFILILTIPLRMFMTGRLFTELEMKCLDADDAKVTFEEEPGQDVYWETQMPL
- the slc4a1b gene encoding solute carrier family 4 member 1b (Diego blood group) isoform X3, whose translation is MMKDHNEQTYWQETGRWAAHEESFDPQSGVWASSYVSYLTFKSLVQLRRSMNTGVMLFDCVEKTLDGIVEKMVAEMLKQKQIRPGDQEGVMKCLLQNRSQQADPESQTLTDGADLRKFSVKERRDESDRVEASMVLVGALDFLEKPAVVFVRLKEAVPLDSALEAPEPVRFVLMLIGPSNADMDYHETGRAMAALMADKLFNQAASRAKSLRNLTEAVSDFMDCSIVIPPTEIQNEAMLNSIVDFQKKLLKDRVHSSEPVLDSKPSQPCFSTAPAPEDPLSRTGRPFGGMIRDIRRRYQYYKSDITDALNAQVLAAVIFIYFAALSPAITFGGLLADKVEDMMGVPELLISTSIQGIIFCFIAAQPVLVIGFSGPLLVFEEAFYAFCKSQEIEYIVGRVWVGVWLVVIVVVTVACEGSFLVRFISRFTQEIFSILISIIFIYETFAKLARIFKAHPLVLNYDHLNASVENPWHPKVERTVTLDNATGNASVVVNTLARAYPNTALLSMCLMLGCFFIAYFLRQFKNGTFLPGKVRRLLGDFGVPIAIFLMIVVDYSIGDTYTQKLVVPKGLMVSNPSKRGWLINPFGEHSPFPVWMMFACCVPALLVFILIFLESQITTLIVSKPERKMAKGSGFHFDLLLLVGMGGIGAIFGAPWLSAATVRSVTHANALTVMSKGTKPVIEKVLEQRVSGIIVALLVGLSILMEPILKLIPMAALFGIFLYMGVTSLNGIQLWDRMLLLLIPKKYHPNEPYATKVSTGRMHLFTAIQIVCLALLWIIKSSPASLALPFILILTIPLRMFMTGRLFTELEMKCLDADDAKVTFEEEPGQDVYWETQMPL
- the slc4a1b gene encoding solute carrier family 4 member 1b (Diego blood group) isoform X2, yielding MMKDHNEQTYWQETGRWAAHEESFDPQSGVWASSYVSYLTFKSLVQLRRSMNTGVMLFDCVEKTLDGIVEKMVAEMLKQKQIRPGDQEGVMKCLLQNRSQQADPESQTLTDGADLRKFSVKERRDESDRVEASMVLVAGALDFLEKPAVVFVRLKEAVPLDSALEAPEPVRFVLMLIGPSNADMDYHETGRAMAALMADKLFNQAASRAKSLRNLTEAVSDFMDCSIVIPPTEIQNEAMLNSIVDFQKKLLKDRVHSSEPVLDSKPSQPCFSTAPAPEDPLSRTGRPFGGMIRDIRRRYQYYKSDITDALNAQVLAAVIFIYFAALSPAITFGGLLADKVEDMMGVPELLISTSIQGIIFCFIAAQPVLVIGFSGPLLVFEEAFYAFCKSQEIEYIVGRVWVGVWLVVIVVVTVACEGSFLVRFISRFTQEIFSILISIIFIYETFAKLARIFKAHPLVLNYDHLNASVENPWHPKVERTVTLDNATGNASVVVNTLARAYPNTALLSMCLMLGCFFIAYFLRQFKNGTFLPGKVRRLLGDFGVPIAIFLMIVVDYSIGDTYTQKLVVPKGLMVSNPSKRGWLINPFGEHSPFPVWMMFACCVPALLVFILIFLESQITTLIVSKPERKMAKGSGFHFDLLLLVGMGGIGAIFGAPWLSAATVRSVTHANALTVMSKGTKPVIEKVLEQRVSGIIVALLVGLSILMEPILKLIPMAALFGIFLYMGVTSLNGIQLWDRMLLLLIPKKYHPNEPYATKVSTGRMHLFTAIQIVCLALLWIIKSSPASLALPFILILTIPLRMFMTGRLFTELEMKCLDADDAKVTFEEEPGQDVYWETQMPL